The following proteins are co-located in the Frigidibacter mobilis genome:
- a CDS encoding ATP-binding protein, whose protein sequence is MLSGPSGTGRCRTGRWRKNGAVSAGHRRAACLSPTTIRWQHGRGISLLPFGDRHPGAWIFHFCDLGRITAHRRMAASITDTDAFLSNKDPVEERGPREVRHLARTLNQMRDRIQGLLDSRNRMLRGISHDLRTPLTRLKLRVERMEDRAGRQQALSDIDQLDRMIGSTLRYLRDGSSRIDWEICDMSSLLQSICDDFWDTGAQIFFEGPERLEVECSADEMMRAISNLCDNGLKFGSRVTVTLRQEGGFAIVEVADDGPGIPAEMRDKVMEPYTKLGPARSEKGGYGLGLAITAEIVAGHRGELSLRDNHPRGLRVRVALPLHHDRS, encoded by the coding sequence ATGCTGTCCGGACCTTCCGGCACCGGAAGGTGTCGCACGGGTCGATGGCGAAAGAATGGTGCTGTTTCCGCTGGCCACCGGCGGGCAGCTTGCCTTTCCCCAACGACCATCAGGTGGCAGCACGGGCGGGGAATTTCTTTACTTCCCTTTGGCGACCGGCATCCTGGTGCTTGGATTTTCCATTTTTGCGATCTGGGGCGTATCACGGCCCATCGGCGGATGGCAGCATCCATCACGGATACCGATGCCTTCTTGTCCAACAAGGATCCTGTCGAAGAGCGCGGACCGCGCGAAGTGCGTCACCTTGCGCGGACGCTCAACCAGATGCGAGATCGGATTCAAGGATTGCTCGACTCGCGGAACCGCATGCTCAGGGGGATCAGCCACGACCTACGCACGCCGCTTACCCGCCTGAAGCTCCGGGTGGAGCGGATGGAAGACAGGGCCGGGCGCCAGCAGGCGCTTTCAGACATCGACCAGCTTGATCGCATGATCGGAAGCACCTTGCGTTATCTGCGCGATGGCAGCAGCAGGATCGACTGGGAAATCTGTGATATGTCGAGCCTGCTGCAGTCCATCTGCGATGACTTCTGGGACACGGGCGCGCAGATCTTCTTTGAAGGGCCAGAACGGCTCGAGGTCGAATGCAGCGCCGACGAAATGATGCGCGCAATTTCCAACCTATGCGACAACGGACTGAAGTTCGGCTCCCGGGTCACCGTCACATTGCGCCAGGAGGGCGGATTTGCCATCGTCGAGGTGGCAGACGACGGCCCAGGCATACCCGCCGAGATGCGCGACAAGGTTATGGAGCCGTATACGAAGCTGGGCCCGGCTCGATCAGAGAAAGGCGGATACGGGCTGGGATTGGCGATCACCGCCGAGATCGTGGCAGGTCACCGCGGCGAGCTGTCGCTGCGTGACAATCACCCTCGAGGACTGCGGGTACGGGTCGCCCTGCCGCTTCATCATGACCGCAGCTGA
- a CDS encoding response regulator transcription factor, which translates to MQTPDRILIVEDDPQISNMLAQSLEQAGYTVSTASDGTQMAAVLRQRPIDLVILDVMLPGADGLELCRRLRLDSDVPIIFLTALGDETDRIVGLEIGADDYVTKPFSSREVLARVRSLLRRLSLPAARRPDRPLRFDGWRVDPMRRQVHNPQNTRVTMTTTEFDLLLAFCRNPGRVLSREDLLSLTHSGLAGPIERSVDVHVSRLRRKIDDDTARSGYIQTVRLAGYLFTPDVVEG; encoded by the coding sequence ATGCAAACCCCAGACAGAATACTGATCGTCGAGGACGACCCTCAAATCTCCAACATGCTCGCGCAAAGTTTGGAGCAGGCGGGTTACACGGTGTCGACGGCAAGCGATGGCACGCAGATGGCGGCGGTCCTACGGCAGCGTCCCATTGATCTGGTCATCTTGGATGTCATGTTGCCGGGCGCCGACGGCCTAGAGCTTTGCAGACGGCTGCGGCTCGATTCTGATGTGCCCATCATCTTCCTGACCGCGCTCGGGGATGAAACCGACCGCATCGTGGGGTTGGAGATCGGTGCCGACGATTATGTGACCAAGCCTTTCAGTTCCCGAGAGGTCTTGGCCCGGGTGCGTAGTCTGCTGCGCCGACTGTCCCTTCCTGCGGCGCGTCGCCCGGATCGGCCGCTGCGGTTCGATGGGTGGCGCGTGGACCCCATGCGCCGACAGGTCCACAACCCTCAGAATACGCGTGTGACGATGACAACTACGGAGTTTGATCTTCTGCTGGCCTTCTGCCGCAATCCGGGCCGGGTGTTGAGCCGCGAGGATCTGCTCTCCCTCACCCATTCAGGGCTTGCCGGCCCGATCGAGCGCAGTGTGGATGTTCATGTCAGCCGGCTGCGCCGCAAAATCGACGATGACACGGCCCGGTCGGGATATATCCAGACGGTTCGGCTGGCGGGTTACCTGTTCACGCCCGATGTGGTGGAAGGATGA
- a CDS encoding efflux transporter outer membrane subunit, with amino-acid sequence MTFQPPCRTALSLAALLMISACVAVGPDPTDLPELHLPAAFDEGGGGTAGQVGANAFWLEYQDRILSQLIAAGLSTSLDIIQANERIRAAAADLRATHPLASQISGEPGSVSRVRSGGDGMATGYSSSASLSAGFVFDLFGGAQRARQGATAAYASAEAQLEVTRLAWLAEVISAYSEARFNQQALALTRETIRARQGTLEVTNNMLSLGVASNYDIARTEALLHIAQADLPNYQAGFNAQVYRLSTLLNLQTGPLMAQMQRGSGALRIPPGPGTGVPADLLRNRPDLRAAQQDLVQALAAVGVATADMLPSLSLTGTVSDTGGATAWGFGPRLSLPVANQGVLQAIRARRLSEARSADLTWRSLVVTAVEDVQAAQSNLKRLRQRVTALDRAADSYDRAYDLALANFKGGGLPLVDLLDADLQRAEARLQAASARNDAAREWTALQIATGAGAAVVGIGN; translated from the coding sequence GTGACGTTCCAGCCTCCTTGCCGAACCGCCCTGTCGCTGGCCGCCCTGCTGATGATCTCAGCCTGTGTTGCGGTGGGGCCGGATCCCACTGACTTGCCCGAACTCCATCTTCCGGCCGCCTTTGACGAGGGAGGGGGCGGCACAGCTGGGCAGGTGGGTGCCAACGCCTTCTGGTTAGAATACCAGGATCGCATCCTATCCCAGTTGATCGCCGCTGGCTTGAGCACCAGTCTGGATATCATTCAGGCCAACGAGCGTATCCGCGCTGCCGCTGCAGACCTGCGGGCCACACATCCGCTGGCGTCCCAGATAAGCGGCGAGCCGGGCTCGGTCAGTCGCGTGCGATCTGGCGGTGACGGCATGGCCACGGGCTATTCCAGCAGTGCCAGCCTGTCGGCGGGCTTTGTCTTTGACCTTTTCGGCGGAGCCCAGCGGGCGCGCCAAGGTGCCACGGCAGCCTATGCTTCGGCAGAGGCACAACTGGAGGTCACCCGGCTGGCATGGCTGGCGGAGGTCATCAGCGCCTATTCCGAAGCCCGCTTCAACCAGCAGGCGTTGGCGCTGACACGCGAGACAATCCGCGCGCGGCAAGGAACGCTGGAGGTGACGAACAACATGTTGTCCCTGGGTGTGGCGTCCAATTATGACATCGCCCGGACCGAGGCGCTGCTGCACATAGCACAGGCCGACCTGCCCAACTACCAAGCAGGCTTCAACGCGCAGGTCTATCGCCTTTCCACGCTCCTCAATCTGCAGACGGGACCGCTGATGGCGCAGATGCAGCGCGGGTCGGGGGCGCTGCGCATCCCGCCCGGCCCCGGCACCGGCGTACCGGCGGACCTGCTGCGCAACCGACCCGATCTGCGTGCGGCCCAACAGGATCTGGTGCAGGCTCTGGCCGCTGTCGGCGTCGCCACTGCCGACATGCTGCCTTCGCTATCGCTGACCGGCACGGTCAGCGATACGGGCGGGGCGACTGCATGGGGGTTTGGTCCGCGCCTTTCGCTTCCGGTCGCCAACCAGGGCGTTTTGCAGGCGATCCGCGCCCGGCGCCTGTCCGAGGCGCGCTCGGCCGATCTGACATGGCGTTCCTTGGTTGTGACCGCTGTCGAAGATGTGCAAGCCGCCCAGTCCAACCTGAAACGTCTGCGTCAGCGCGTCACCGCGCTGGATCGTGCTGCGGACTCCTACGACCGGGCCTATGATCTGGCGCTTGCAAACTTCAAGGGGGGCGGCTTGCCACTGGTCGACCTGCTGGATGCCGACCTCCAGCGCGCGGAGGCGCGGCTGCAAGCAGCTTCGGCCCGCAACGACGCGGCCCGCGAATGGACTGCCCTGCAGATTGCGACCGGCGCGGGCGCCGCAGTTGTGGGTATCGGCAACTGA
- a CDS encoding efflux RND transporter periplasmic adaptor subunit: MNMNAFSSAALILCLTQPIAALAETLPHVRVVSPRTADLAQTVRVSGSVVARDLVQVHARQSGLRIEELLVEERDTVVAGQVLAVLDSADLMTAERRAAAGLEQATARVDTAEQETAIARIEVVLADSEASRAEELHAKNSFTTEALEQRRAARDRAVSQLRLAEAAYAAAVAAQGVARADLEAAREALDQTEIRAPVGGLILSRQAERGQPADALFQIAAEGAMELSGKVLQQDFLHLREGMSAQVTLPGQAPVQGRIRRLSGRVDPATRMGEVRIELLPGATAGAFAYADITIEQVEGLVLPMTSVVGGRVWIVRDGIVTAQSVARRPAIGDLVPVMGLSPDDLVVLHLEGFVTEGMQVAAVETAFLPEAHVGMATAAP; encoded by the coding sequence ATGAACATGAATGCTTTCTCATCTGCTGCGCTAATTCTCTGCCTGACCCAGCCCATTGCTGCGCTTGCCGAAACGCTGCCCCATGTCCGCGTCGTATCGCCACGGACCGCCGATCTGGCCCAGACGGTGCGCGTCTCGGGCTCGGTCGTGGCCCGTGATCTGGTGCAGGTCCATGCTCGCCAGAGCGGGCTACGGATCGAGGAGTTGCTCGTCGAGGAACGCGACACTGTCGTGGCCGGGCAGGTGCTGGCGGTGTTGGACAGCGCAGATCTGATGACCGCCGAACGACGTGCGGCTGCTGGCCTTGAGCAGGCGACCGCCAGGGTCGACACCGCAGAGCAGGAGACCGCCATCGCCCGGATCGAGGTGGTACTCGCCGACAGCGAGGCCAGCCGCGCCGAAGAACTGCATGCCAAAAATTCCTTCACCACCGAGGCTCTGGAACAGCGCCGCGCCGCCCGCGACCGCGCCGTCTCGCAGTTGCGACTGGCCGAGGCAGCATATGCCGCAGCCGTGGCTGCGCAGGGCGTGGCACGCGCGGATCTGGAGGCTGCCCGCGAAGCGCTGGACCAGACCGAAATCCGCGCGCCCGTCGGCGGCCTGATCCTGAGCCGTCAGGCCGAACGTGGCCAGCCCGCCGACGCACTGTTCCAGATTGCTGCAGAAGGCGCGATGGAGCTGTCGGGGAAAGTGCTGCAACAGGATTTCCTGCACCTGCGCGAAGGCATGAGCGCCCAGGTCACACTGCCGGGCCAAGCTCCGGTTCAGGGGCGCATCCGTCGCCTGTCGGGGCGGGTCGATCCGGCCACGCGCATGGGCGAGGTCCGGATCGAGCTGCTTCCAGGGGCAACAGCAGGCGCCTTTGCCTATGCCGATATTACTATCGAGCAGGTCGAGGGCCTGGTCCTGCCAATGACCAGCGTGGTTGGTGGGCGGGTCTGGATCGTGCGTGACGGCATCGTCACAGCGCAGTCGGTTGCAAGAAGACCCGCCATCGGCGATCTCGTCCCGGTGATGGGGCTTTCTCCGGACGATCTGGTGGTTCTGCATCTTGAAGGGTTCGTGACCGAGGGCATGCAGGTTGCCGCGGTCGAAACCGCCTTCCTCCCCGAGGCGCATGTCGGCATGGCAACGGCCGCGCCGTAA
- a CDS encoding efflux RND transporter permease subunit, producing the protein MNVSAWAIRNPLAPTLLFAVLVMLGLWGFMRLPVTNYPRLDIPKVSVSVVLDHASPDQIETEVAAVVEDAVSSLAGLESISTTIDEGRAVVLLEFATSVPVDRAVAETRDAVSSIVPDLPPASEAPVIQREEQEEAPILTYSVELPGMSLVDLTWYVDDTVIRSLQNLPQIKRVERLGGANREIEIALDTLRMEALGLTVAGIAADLAREQIDTAAGISQAGGQDRALRIAGSASSVAELADLPLSHPAGASVRLADVATIRDGTEDARGFALFNGRQAVGISIIPAKSSSDLDAAEAVRVRIAQLAADSGAEFSLASEIVAFTHGNYEAAMVTLAEGAFLAVVVVFLFLRDWRATVVVALALPLSAIPTFFVIQQLGFSLNILSTLAITLVTGILVDDAIVEIENIARHQHQGKSAWRASLDASDEIGLAVIAISATIIAVFLPVGLMEGIIGQYFRQFGLTVAIAVFFSLVVARLFTPILAAYFMKNAPPEEGAEGPVLRLFRRAVMLAVRWRWVTVGLALASFTGGAMMLMSAPATFLPEMDAGSAVISMELPPGSTLEDTARTAQAATVALKGLPEVVSVLITGGKSPAGLTVARHRS; encoded by the coding sequence ATGAACGTTTCCGCATGGGCGATCCGCAATCCGCTGGCGCCAACCCTTTTGTTTGCAGTTCTGGTGATGCTGGGCCTGTGGGGCTTCATGCGCCTGCCGGTCACCAACTACCCCCGGCTGGACATCCCGAAGGTCAGCGTGTCGGTGGTGCTGGACCATGCCTCGCCCGACCAGATCGAAACCGAAGTCGCCGCTGTTGTCGAGGATGCGGTCTCCTCATTGGCGGGGCTGGAAAGCATTTCCACTACAATCGACGAGGGGCGGGCGGTGGTCCTGCTGGAATTCGCAACTTCGGTTCCGGTGGACCGCGCTGTGGCCGAGACCCGCGATGCGGTGTCGTCCATCGTGCCTGACCTGCCCCCGGCAAGCGAGGCCCCTGTCATCCAGCGCGAGGAACAGGAAGAGGCCCCGATCCTGACCTATTCAGTCGAGTTGCCTGGGATGAGCCTGGTCGACCTGACCTGGTATGTCGACGACACGGTGATCCGCAGCCTGCAGAACCTGCCGCAGATCAAGCGGGTCGAGCGTCTTGGCGGAGCCAATCGTGAGATCGAGATTGCCCTCGACACCTTGCGGATGGAGGCCCTTGGACTGACCGTCGCGGGTATTGCCGCCGATCTGGCACGCGAACAGATCGACACTGCCGCAGGCATCAGTCAGGCTGGCGGACAGGACAGGGCCCTTCGCATCGCTGGCAGCGCCAGCAGCGTGGCCGAACTGGCAGACCTGCCGCTGAGCCACCCTGCCGGCGCGTCAGTGCGGCTGGCCGATGTGGCGACGATCCGCGACGGAACTGAAGATGCGCGCGGTTTCGCACTGTTCAATGGGCGGCAGGCGGTGGGCATTTCCATCATCCCCGCCAAGAGCAGTTCCGATCTCGACGCAGCCGAGGCGGTGCGGGTCCGTATCGCACAGTTGGCGGCCGACAGCGGGGCCGAGTTCTCTCTCGCCAGCGAGATCGTGGCCTTTACCCATGGCAACTACGAGGCCGCCATGGTTACCTTGGCCGAAGGCGCGTTTCTCGCCGTGGTCGTGGTGTTCCTCTTTCTGCGCGACTGGCGGGCGACGGTGGTCGTGGCATTGGCCCTGCCGCTGTCGGCGATCCCGACATTCTTTGTCATCCAGCAGCTGGGCTTCTCTCTCAATATCCTGTCCACGCTGGCGATCACGCTTGTGACCGGGATCCTGGTCGATGATGCCATCGTCGAGATCGAGAACATCGCCCGGCATCAGCATCAGGGCAAATCCGCATGGCGGGCCAGTCTGGATGCCTCGGACGAGATCGGGCTGGCGGTCATCGCCATCTCGGCCACGATCATCGCCGTCTTTTTGCCTGTGGGCCTGATGGAGGGTATCATTGGCCAGTACTTCCGCCAGTTCGGACTTACCGTCGCGATTGCCGTGTTCTTCTCGCTGGTCGTCGCACGCCTGTTTACCCCGATCCTTGCGGCCTATTTCATGAAGAACGCCCCGCCCGAGGAGGGAGCAGAAGGCCCCGTGCTGCGCCTGTTCCGGCGCGCAGTCATGCTTGCCGTCCGCTGGCGGTGGGTGACGGTGGGCCTTGCGCTTGCCAGTTTCACGGGCGGAGCCATGATGCTGATGTCCGCTCCCGCGACCTTCCTGCCGGAGATGGATGCTGGCTCGGCGGTCATCTCGATGGAACTGCCACCCGGCTCGACGCTGGAAGATACCGCGCGGACCGCGCAGGCCGCGACCGTCGCGCTCAAGGGGTTGCCCGAAGTTGTCTCCGTCCTGATTACCGGCGGCAAAAGCCCGGCGGGGCTGACTGTGGCGCGACATCGCAGTTGA
- a CDS encoding SDR family oxidoreductase, whose protein sequence is MTQITPVALVTGANKGIGFEIARQIAQTGATVFIGARDPGRGSAAAAELAAQGLNVQAIRLDVTEPNSIDAAAKVIAAGQARLDILVNNAGIVDPEDGPPGKASVDAVRRIFETNFFGALAVTQAMLPLLQRADAARIVNLSSSLGSLAVNSDPSSPYYSARLIGYNASKTALNMLTVQLAAELRGTKIAVNSVSPGYVQTDLTGGGGFMTPAQGAKLPVEYALLGADAASGRFVEPDGETAW, encoded by the coding sequence ATGACGCAGATCACCCCAGTTGCCCTCGTTACCGGCGCCAACAAGGGCATAGGATTTGAGATCGCCCGGCAAATTGCACAGACCGGCGCGACTGTGTTCATTGGTGCCCGCGATCCGGGCCGCGGCAGCGCCGCAGCCGCCGAACTTGCCGCCCAGGGGCTGAATGTGCAGGCCATCAGGCTTGATGTGACCGAACCCAACAGCATTGACGCCGCCGCAAAGGTCATCGCCGCAGGGCAAGCCCGGCTGGACATCCTGGTCAACAACGCCGGTATTGTCGACCCCGAGGACGGACCGCCCGGCAAGGCTTCGGTCGACGCCGTGCGCCGCATCTTTGAGACGAACTTCTTCGGTGCACTGGCCGTCACACAGGCGATGCTGCCGCTCTTGCAGCGGGCCGATGCGGCAAGAATTGTCAACCTGTCCAGCTCGCTTGGTTCGCTGGCCGTCAACAGTGACCCGTCATCGCCTTATTACTCTGCGCGGCTGATCGGCTACAACGCGTCCAAGACCGCGTTGAACATGCTGACCGTGCAACTGGCGGCTGAGCTCCGCGGCACGAAGATTGCCGTGAATTCGGTCAGCCCGGGCTATGTGCAGACCGATCTGACTGGAGGAGGCGGCTTCATGACGCCCGCGCAAGGTGCAAAACTGCCCGTGGAATACGCGCTCCTTGGCGCGGACGCGGCGTCGGGCCGATTTGTTGAGCCAGACGGCGAGACTGCGTGGTGA
- a CDS encoding TetR/AcrR family transcriptional regulator, with amino-acid sequence MASDTPSHLTARKKPRQARAAFTVDAIFEATIQVLVAEGPDRLTTTRVAERAGVSVGTLYQYFPHKQALFYALNERYLVNLATRIEAVCEARKGAPMAEMVESLIATYWAAKMERPEVTRALYRSVVELDNEALIRTFAQRVDAATQAMLASAQDATFAELATVNLTLLTSVFGAVRSVFERNLPTRDARAVQDQLVLMCVTYLSAVNCAGKTPRAGERQDIVALRQPEP; translated from the coding sequence ATGGCTTCGGACACGCCAAGTCACCTAACCGCAAGGAAAAAGCCGCGTCAGGCCCGTGCAGCCTTCACTGTGGATGCGATATTCGAGGCGACGATTCAGGTTTTGGTGGCCGAAGGGCCAGACCGTCTGACGACCACGCGCGTGGCAGAACGGGCCGGGGTTTCGGTTGGCACGCTCTATCAGTATTTCCCGCATAAACAGGCGCTGTTCTATGCGCTGAACGAACGATACCTCGTGAACCTTGCCACGCGGATCGAGGCCGTTTGTGAGGCCCGGAAAGGCGCACCCATGGCCGAGATGGTTGAAAGCCTGATCGCGACCTATTGGGCGGCGAAGATGGAGCGGCCAGAGGTGACGCGCGCACTGTATCGGTCGGTGGTTGAGCTGGACAATGAAGCGCTGATCCGGACCTTTGCGCAACGGGTCGATGCTGCGACACAAGCCATGCTTGCATCAGCGCAAGATGCGACTTTTGCGGAACTGGCGACCGTCAATCTGACGCTGCTCACGTCCGTTTTCGGAGCCGTGCGCAGCGTCTTTGAGCGTAATCTTCCCACACGTGACGCCCGCGCCGTGCAGGATCAACTGGTTCTGATGTGCGTGACTTATCTTTCGGCAGTGAACTGTGCCGGGAAGACGCCACGCGCTGGCGAGCGGCAAGACATAGTTGCGCTGCGGCAGCCCGAACCATGA
- a CDS encoding Rrf2 family transcriptional regulator has product MNRDTRLSDVLHVLLHMGQTNAPLTSEVLAKSMGTNPAVFRRTMAGLREDGHVTSGKGHGGGWQLARPLDQITLLDVYQALGRPTLFAIGNRSEHPDCQVQKRVNRALSDTMAQAEALFILRFGEVTLDTLMPSSAASPSVHERQAVMRSDISGSCKI; this is encoded by the coding sequence ATGAACAGGGACACAAGACTGTCGGACGTGCTTCACGTGCTGCTGCATATGGGGCAGACCAATGCGCCCCTGACCTCGGAGGTGCTGGCCAAAAGCATGGGTACGAACCCGGCGGTGTTTCGCAGGACGATGGCGGGTCTGCGTGAGGACGGTCATGTCACCTCGGGCAAAGGCCATGGCGGTGGCTGGCAACTCGCCCGGCCCCTCGATCAGATCACCCTGCTCGACGTGTATCAAGCCCTCGGGCGACCGACCCTGTTTGCGATTGGCAATCGGAGCGAGCATCCCGACTGTCAGGTGCAAAAGCGCGTGAATAGGGCGCTTTCGGACACCATGGCGCAAGCCGAAGCGCTGTTCATTCTAAGATTTGGTGAAGTCACACTGGATACGCTGATGCCCTCAAGCGCCGCATCCCCGTCCGTGCATGAGCGGCAAGCGGTCATGCGGTCCGACATCAGTGGGTCTTGCAAGATTTGA
- a CDS encoding MFS transporter: MSSPDTPLRSERSDTRNGDQTVLDPAQRRSILITVCIALMAVIAAVTGLNVAQPHLALDLGASQSQVLWMINIYTISLAALLLPLGAVGDRWGRKPVLLTGLGIFGLANVASGLATSTGIMLGARFLSGLGAAMIMPVTLSVITSVFPDDERSKAIGVWTGVAGAGGILGMFLSAVLVDFLTWRWLFALPVVLVVVAAAMALRNVPNARQISRLRFDTIGSILSLLAIMGASFALHEGPALGWMAPETLVGLGFGLGALVAFVVWELRQDAPLLDIRLFRKRSLSSGSISLLTWFGVQAGVFIVLYPYFQTVLGWSGLLATLGLMPMALLMMVFSGVAPRLAAQIGPKATIASGVMLGGGGLALMARLVSVDGGYLSVLPGMATMGIGMGLAMTPSTEAITSSLPSEQQGVASALNDVTRELGTSLGVALLGAVFAAGYGSAIAPRLSAFPEDAAAATAQNIANALVISDQGLPYGDALYRTAQEAFVQGWQQAMWAGVAVMALLFLFVALRGPARPARIGPAADAGQ, from the coding sequence ATGTCCAGCCCAGACACCCCCCTCCGGTCCGAACGATCCGATACCCGAAACGGCGACCAGACCGTTCTCGATCCGGCGCAACGGCGCAGCATTCTGATCACGGTTTGCATCGCGCTGATGGCCGTGATCGCGGCGGTGACCGGCCTCAACGTGGCGCAACCCCATCTTGCGCTCGATCTGGGCGCCTCGCAAAGCCAGGTGCTGTGGATGATCAACATCTATACGATCAGCCTTGCCGCGCTATTGCTGCCACTCGGGGCCGTGGGTGACCGCTGGGGCCGAAAGCCGGTCCTGCTGACCGGGCTTGGAATCTTCGGACTGGCCAATGTCGCATCCGGCCTCGCCACAAGCACCGGGATCATGCTGGGTGCCCGGTTCCTCAGCGGGCTCGGCGCCGCGATGATCATGCCGGTGACACTTTCGGTCATTACATCGGTCTTTCCGGATGATGAACGCTCGAAAGCCATCGGCGTCTGGACAGGCGTGGCCGGTGCCGGCGGTATCCTTGGCATGTTCCTGTCGGCCGTGCTGGTCGATTTCCTGACGTGGCGCTGGCTTTTTGCGCTTCCTGTGGTGCTGGTCGTGGTTGCTGCCGCGATGGCACTGCGCAATGTGCCGAATGCGCGTCAGATCTCGCGGCTCCGGTTCGACACGATCGGCTCGATCCTGTCGCTGCTCGCGATCATGGGGGCCAGCTTTGCGCTTCATGAAGGCCCGGCGCTTGGCTGGATGGCACCCGAAACGCTTGTCGGTCTGGGTTTCGGCCTGGGTGCCTTGGTCGCGTTCGTCGTCTGGGAACTGCGCCAGGACGCGCCGCTGCTGGATATCCGCCTTTTCCGAAAGCGCAGCCTTTCCAGCGGGTCGATCTCGCTGCTGACCTGGTTCGGCGTTCAGGCGGGCGTGTTCATTGTCCTCTATCCCTACTTCCAGACGGTTCTCGGCTGGTCGGGTCTTCTTGCCACGCTGGGCCTGATGCCCATGGCTTTGCTGATGATGGTGTTCTCGGGCGTAGCACCGCGGCTGGCCGCGCAGATTGGTCCCAAGGCGACCATCGCCAGTGGTGTGATGCTGGGCGGCGGCGGGCTGGCGCTGATGGCACGACTGGTCTCTGTCGATGGCGGCTACCTGTCGGTGCTGCCGGGGATGGCCACGATGGGCATCGGCATGGGGCTGGCCATGACCCCTTCGACCGAGGCGATCACGTCCTCGCTGCCCAGTGAGCAGCAAGGCGTGGCGTCGGCCCTGAACGACGTGACGCGCGAGCTTGGCACCTCACTTGGCGTGGCCCTGCTTGGGGCCGTGTTTGCGGCGGGCTATGGCAGTGCCATTGCGCCGCGCCTGTCGGCATTCCCCGAGGATGCGGCCGCCGCGACAGCCCAGAACATCGCGAATGCGCTGGTTATTTCCGATCAGGGACTTCCCTATGGCGACGCGCTTTACAGGACGGCGCAAGAGGCCTTCGTGCAGGGATGGCAGCAAGCGATGTGGGCCGGTGTTGCCGTGATGGCACTCCTGTTCCTGTTCGTGGCCCTGCGGGGTCCGGCACGTCCCGCCCGGATCGGTCCGGCCGCTGACGCGGGCCAATGA